In Leptospira perdikensis, one genomic interval encodes:
- a CDS encoding VOC family protein, with protein MAFQQIQTGIITEKLTETKTFYEKWLGLETKFESDWFVLLCLPNRPEVELAIMKPNQTQVRKPYFQIPYQGKGIWFIFESKNVEKEFEKLKEKKAPIDLPLTKEEWGDLHFTLIDPNGIGIDIVQERNPN; from the coding sequence ATGGCATTCCAACAAATCCAAACAGGGATCATCACTGAAAAATTAACAGAAACAAAAACTTTTTACGAAAAATGGTTAGGGTTAGAAACCAAATTCGAATCGGATTGGTTTGTATTACTTTGTTTACCAAACCGTCCCGAAGTAGAGTTAGCGATTATGAAACCTAACCAAACACAGGTGAGAAAACCTTATTTTCAAATCCCGTATCAAGGAAAAGGAATTTGGTTTATCTTCGAATCCAAAAATGTGGAAAAAGAATTTGAAAAGCTGAAAGAAAAAAAAGCACCCATAGACCTTCCTTTAACGAAAGAGGAATGGGGAGATTTACATTTCACTTTAATTGATCCAAACGGAATCGGAATCGATATTGTTCAAGAACGAAATCCAAACTAA
- a CDS encoding AraC family transcriptional regulator, with translation MEGQLDETIGLNQIAFFTGYSDWHFHRLFKKVQGENVKEYIRRLRLEKAAYELKITNFPILEIAIEAGFLSHEAFSKAFKRVIGVTPSEFRKKYQKKKSLSNTNHQTLPNGISKFGFQKKTIQSFSIAFIRHIGSYEELPGPIPESQEVKQIQSLIQNWNLSQTNHKWIGISQDDPEISPKGKIRFDLGITIGSLQKKIDQGFGIQSIPGGQYLQIRYQGNYQGLPKIYDWILNEYIKTTTIKLKNQPPWECYLNPFENNVNKRITDIYIPIR, from the coding sequence ATGGAAGGACAATTAGATGAAACGATTGGCCTAAACCAAATTGCTTTTTTTACAGGATATAGTGATTGGCATTTTCATCGTTTGTTTAAAAAGGTCCAAGGAGAAAATGTAAAAGAATACATTCGAAGGTTACGTTTAGAAAAAGCAGCTTACGAGTTAAAAATCACAAACTTTCCTATTTTAGAAATTGCCATCGAAGCCGGTTTTTTATCACATGAAGCTTTTTCAAAAGCATTCAAACGTGTGATAGGTGTTACTCCCTCTGAATTTCGAAAAAAATACCAAAAGAAAAAATCATTATCAAATACAAATCACCAAACATTGCCAAACGGTATTTCAAAATTCGGATTTCAAAAAAAAACAATTCAATCCTTTTCAATCGCCTTCATTCGTCATATCGGATCTTATGAAGAATTACCTGGTCCTATCCCCGAAAGCCAGGAAGTAAAACAAATCCAATCTTTGATTCAAAACTGGAACTTATCACAAACAAATCATAAATGGATTGGGATCAGCCAAGATGATCCAGAGATTTCGCCAAAAGGGAAAATTCGATTTGATTTAGGAATTACAATCGGGAGTTTGCAGAAAAAAATAGACCAAGGTTTCGGGATTCAGTCCATTCCTGGCGGGCAGTATTTACAGATTCGATACCAAGGAAATTATCAAGGCCTACCAAAAATTTACGATTGGATATTGAATGAATATATAAAAACAACTACAATCAAATTAAAAAACCAACCACCTTGGGAGTGTTATTTGAATCCATTTGAAAACAATGTAAATAAACGAATTACGGACATCTACATTCCTATTCGCTAA
- a CDS encoding nuclear transport factor 2 family protein produces the protein MKSIVVLATLLFGSVGLLAKSASPSGEKVLETFFSEFGKGNAKGVLNCFHPQTTITAVRNQNRIENQLYGTYTGISGAEEFLKNMGSQFDTKRFQVDQIVGKKDWVFASGSFLHIIKQTNKPFESDWALKVQIKDGKIFSYHFYEDSASYLEALDK, from the coding sequence ATGAAATCAATCGTAGTTTTAGCTACATTGTTGTTTGGAAGTGTTGGATTGTTGGCCAAATCGGCTTCTCCCTCTGGGGAAAAGGTTCTGGAGACATTTTTTAGTGAGTTTGGAAAAGGGAATGCGAAGGGTGTGTTGAATTGTTTTCATCCGCAAACAACGATTACAGCGGTTCGCAACCAAAATCGCATCGAAAACCAATTGTATGGAACTTATACTGGTATTTCAGGAGCAGAAGAATTCTTAAAAAATATGGGATCACAGTTTGATACCAAACGATTCCAAGTAGATCAAATTGTTGGCAAAAAAGATTGGGTGTTTGCCAGTGGGAGTTTTTTGCATATTATAAAACAAACTAACAAACCCTTTGAAAGTGACTGGGCTTTGAAAGTTCAAATCAAAGATGGAAAGATATTCTCTTATCATTTTTATGAAGACAGTGCCTCCTATCTTGAAGCCTTGGATAAATAA
- a CDS encoding TetR/AcrR family transcriptional regulator, translating into MAVKKKITPKTAGRPRSDDLEPLILKTTYEMLAKKGYHGFSIDDIVSETGIAKTTIYRRWPNKANLAMNTVTHMISPYLEFPKEVPFKKAVLDQMEALSVVFSGKFGRVISTLIGAGQQDLELSESILENYLLPRRKAAKDFFQHAVESKQIQLLSDSEIDVCMDILYGSLYFRLLLKHEKPQFQDLRSWLERFLKTLEK; encoded by the coding sequence ATGGCAGTAAAAAAGAAAATAACACCAAAAACTGCGGGCCGACCTAGATCTGATGATTTAGAACCTTTAATACTCAAAACAACTTATGAGATGTTAGCAAAAAAAGGTTATCATGGGTTTTCCATTGATGATATTGTATCGGAAACGGGGATCGCAAAAACAACTATCTACAGACGATGGCCAAACAAAGCAAATCTTGCTATGAACACAGTCACTCATATGATTTCACCTTATTTGGAATTTCCGAAAGAAGTTCCCTTTAAGAAGGCAGTACTCGACCAAATGGAAGCATTATCCGTTGTATTTTCTGGAAAATTTGGACGTGTTATTTCCACTTTAATAGGGGCCGGGCAACAAGATTTAGAATTGTCCGAATCAATTTTGGAAAACTATCTTTTACCCAGAAGAAAAGCAGCCAAAGATTTTTTCCAACATGCCGTCGAATCCAAACAGATTCAACTTCTTTCTGACTCAGAAATTGATGTTTGTATGGATATTCTTTATGGTTCTCTTTACTTTCGTTTACTACTCAAACATGAAAAACCACAGTTCCAGGATTTACGATCTTGGTTAGAAAGATTTTTAAAAACATTAGAAAAATAA
- a CDS encoding SGNH/GDSL hydrolase family protein has protein sequence MTHLTKLWILSFFIFESCVIFQATKVPTNNLKAAIETKSNKTPTVVFLGDSITHGRVSYDYVGSIAKHPALADYQVINEGINSRLTVQILEQLENLKELKPDYVFLLIGTNDLKATLSEEEYKRYEKIWKLKDPVSETSFVNNLTKIIQTIQKETKAKLIVFSPPILGEDSNSIPFQRSKRFAELTKQVSTKENTIYKPLHEALSKGLEESNLSPRKSYTQNTWSMYWTILKYYSTTYSWNDLGETNGYYYLTDAIHLNERGGKILETMALQEILPKKE, from the coding sequence ATGACACACTTAACAAAACTCTGGATCCTTTCATTTTTTATATTTGAGTCCTGTGTTATTTTTCAAGCAACGAAAGTGCCGACAAATAATCTAAAGGCGGCAATCGAAACAAAATCAAACAAAACCCCTACAGTTGTTTTTCTTGGGGATAGTATCACTCATGGTCGAGTGAGTTATGATTATGTAGGTTCTATAGCAAAACATCCTGCTTTAGCCGATTACCAAGTGATTAATGAAGGAATTAACAGTCGCCTAACCGTTCAAATCTTAGAACAACTCGAAAACTTAAAAGAACTAAAACCCGATTATGTTTTTCTTTTGATTGGAACCAATGACTTAAAGGCCACACTATCAGAAGAGGAATACAAACGTTATGAGAAAATTTGGAAATTAAAAGATCCTGTTTCCGAAACAAGTTTTGTGAACAATCTAACTAAGATCATCCAAACCATCCAAAAAGAAACAAAAGCCAAACTCATTGTGTTTTCACCACCTATTTTAGGTGAGGATTCAAACTCCATTCCTTTCCAAAGATCAAAACGATTTGCTGAACTGACCAAACAAGTATCAACAAAAGAAAACACAATCTACAAACCTCTACATGAGGCCCTATCGAAAGGTCTGGAAGAATCCAATCTGAGTCCTCGAAAATCTTATACCCAAAACACTTGGAGTATGTATTGGACCATTCTGAAATATTATTCCACTACCTATAGTTGGAATGATCTAGGAGAAACAAATGGTTACTATTATTTAACAGATGCAATCCATTTGAATGAACGAGGTGGTAAGATTTTGGAAACCATGGCCTTACAGGAAATTTTACCCAAAAAGGAATAA
- a CDS encoding metallophosphoesterase, whose amino-acid sequence MKFGKKIKFISLLFLFLCINSFFIERYVVRFPEYEFYSERIPKEFDGFKIAVVTDLHYGFLNPEFWIQRLVLKTNDLNPDVIVGLGDYVKKRNRDIELLAVWPFLNQFSAKEQVLFVNGNHDHWANHKLSLKLLEESGKSARNKEILIRRKNKEIAFVGLGDFWEDHFEIDSVNLSKADNIFRIILAHNPDSSNTNHNTKVDLFLTGHTHGGQIRIPFFEYSPVLPVTDKLLDKGFKKNRFGEDVFISSGIGWSIIPVRFYCPAEIPIIVLRSKN is encoded by the coding sequence ATGAAATTCGGAAAAAAAATTAAATTTATATCCTTACTGTTTTTATTTTTATGTATCAATTCATTTTTTATAGAAAGGTATGTGGTCCGATTTCCTGAGTACGAATTCTATTCCGAACGGATTCCCAAGGAGTTCGACGGTTTTAAAATTGCTGTTGTTACCGACCTACATTATGGTTTTCTAAATCCTGAGTTTTGGATTCAACGTTTGGTCTTAAAAACAAATGATTTGAACCCTGACGTGATTGTTGGACTCGGTGATTATGTAAAAAAAAGAAATCGAGATATTGAATTATTAGCAGTTTGGCCTTTTCTAAATCAGTTTTCGGCTAAAGAACAGGTTCTTTTTGTGAATGGAAATCACGACCATTGGGCCAATCATAAACTCTCACTTAAGTTATTAGAAGAGAGTGGAAAATCAGCAAGGAACAAAGAAATTTTGATCCGTAGAAAAAATAAGGAAATCGCATTTGTTGGGTTAGGTGATTTTTGGGAGGATCACTTTGAAATAGACTCAGTGAATTTATCTAAGGCCGATAATATTTTTAGAATTATTCTCGCTCATAACCCTGATTCCTCAAATACAAACCATAATACAAAAGTGGATTTATTTCTCACAGGTCACACTCATGGTGGCCAGATTCGGATTCCATTTTTTGAATACTCTCCTGTTTTGCCAGTAACTGATAAATTACTGGATAAAGGTTTTAAAAAGAATCGTTTTGGAGAGGATGTTTTTATCTCAAGTGGAATAGGTTGGTCGATCATTCCTGTTCGTTTTTATTGCCCCGCAGAAATTCCCATCATTGTACTTAGGTCTAAAAATTAA
- a CDS encoding methyl-accepting chemotaxis protein, with product MSAETNEISRFERTLFRKGISLIVYTKYGLSAVFLLGVASNFATKSFVPNFIGSLIFLLNGLIPGHFLRKGKEISRTWAFTIIFIDLLILVSFFYLDVYNNYTKGDASNTINAGIFYIIFVFIAIYSSFLFESKLVMIVGIFSTCLYLGGIYLSKILGSALVAKPYPDMLRANHIIVATEVQKVIFFFGVIFSLRFVVSLMREMQSDLKIKLKDTLEKQTFITNKSNQMEKSATTLATSVDTLQSMSDELHNQSQNQAASVEEISASVEELSSSAVSSANLVEDQVARVKIVDQDFISLQNISESVKSKTTQIAKDVSLSADFSKKVKTSSEELNSIYSELNKAFSKVEEINQMMSEIADQTNLLALNASIEAARAGEHGRGFAVVAQEVAKLADRSQSNAGTIAKIVKEAGLKINEGTRFSKEVKTQVESQNQELLRIESEILSLEGHVTEQENLNAKLRVTFSELHVLSEQIGVIAQEQMTGSKEINHAITVIDETTQKLADSVQLLSEEINEIHSQSKQLTAG from the coding sequence ATGTCCGCAGAAACAAACGAAATCAGCCGCTTTGAAAGAACTTTATTCCGCAAAGGAATCTCCCTAATTGTTTACACAAAGTACGGACTCAGTGCTGTTTTTTTGCTGGGGGTTGCTTCTAACTTTGCCACAAAAAGTTTTGTACCTAACTTCATCGGATCTCTGATTTTTTTACTCAATGGTCTCATCCCTGGTCATTTTCTGCGCAAAGGAAAAGAAATTTCAAGAACTTGGGCATTTACTATTATCTTCATCGACCTACTAATATTAGTTAGCTTTTTCTACCTAGATGTTTATAATAACTATACAAAAGGTGATGCAAGTAACACGATTAACGCTGGCATTTTTTATATTATATTTGTTTTCATTGCAATTTATTCTAGTTTTCTTTTTGAATCTAAACTAGTAATGATAGTAGGAATCTTTTCCACCTGTCTTTATTTAGGTGGGATTTACTTATCCAAAATTCTTGGTTCTGCACTTGTCGCCAAACCTTATCCTGATATGTTACGGGCAAACCATATCATCGTTGCGACGGAAGTTCAAAAAGTCATTTTTTTCTTTGGCGTTATTTTTAGTTTACGTTTTGTAGTCAGTTTGATGCGAGAGATGCAATCCGATTTAAAAATAAAACTGAAAGATACATTAGAAAAACAAACATTTATTACAAACAAATCGAATCAAATGGAAAAGTCGGCAACCACCCTAGCCACTTCCGTAGACACACTTCAATCTATGTCTGATGAACTACATAACCAATCTCAAAATCAAGCTGCCTCCGTGGAAGAAATCTCAGCTTCCGTGGAGGAACTTTCCTCTTCTGCCGTAAGTTCTGCAAACTTAGTGGAAGATCAAGTGGCAAGAGTCAAAATTGTGGACCAAGACTTTATCTCTCTTCAAAATATCAGTGAAAGTGTAAAATCCAAAACCACACAAATTGCAAAAGACGTAAGTCTTTCTGCCGATTTTAGCAAAAAAGTAAAAACATCCTCAGAAGAACTCAATAGCATTTATTCGGAACTCAATAAAGCTTTCTCCAAAGTAGAAGAAATCAATCAAATGATGTCAGAAATCGCAGACCAAACCAACTTATTAGCGTTAAATGCATCAATTGAAGCAGCCCGTGCTGGAGAACATGGACGAGGATTTGCTGTAGTGGCACAAGAAGTGGCAAAACTTGCTGACCGTTCACAGTCCAATGCAGGAACCATTGCAAAAATCGTAAAAGAAGCCGGTCTCAAAATCAATGAAGGAACCCGATTTTCAAAAGAAGTAAAAACCCAAGTGGAAAGCCAAAACCAAGAATTACTTCGAATCGAAAGTGAAATTCTAAGTTTAGAAGGCCACGTCACCGAACAAGAAAATTTAAACGCCAAACTCAGAGTTACTTTCTCAGAACTCCATGTATTGTCTGAACAAATTGGAGTGATTGCACAGGAACAAATGACTGGCAGTAAAGAAATTAACCATGCGATCACAGTGATTGATGAAACCACACAAAAGCTGGCAGACTCTGTCCAACTCCTCTCTGAGGAGATCAATGAGATCCATTCGCAATCGAAACAGCTAACGGCAGGCTAA